ACTATCGTCCGTAATACTTTTTAAAATCATGGAATCTTTTAACTGGTCGATAGCGTATCCTCCCTTGGCAATATGGCGTTTGATGCTTTGCGGAACCGAAGCTTTCGACATTTCTTTAAAGGCTTCATTCTTTACGGCAAATACAGTAAGTTCGTCCGTATTTACATTGGCTATATCCAGCGTCTTCAGTTCTTCCGTGAACTTACTTATTTCCGGATTCTTCTGCAATTCTTCTACAATTTTATTTACCTGTTCTTCTATAGGACTCGGACCGGGTTCCGGATCATCGTCCGACGAACAGGAAACGGTGGTTAAGGCTAAACCACTTAACAAAAGCGCGAATGTCAACAAATTTTTCATAATACCTCTTTTAGATAATAAATTAAATAAGCAATTCTCTTTTAAAAGGGGAGAAAAGTATACAAAATTAATGATTTACACAAATACAAAGAACATAAAAAGGGTATGACAAAAGCAATTTAAACACAAAGACACGGTTTGATATATAATTTCGGACAAAAGAACAAAAAAGATATTTCAGACAGAAGAACAAAAGAACAGAAGAATATATTTTGTTTTTATCTTTCTATATGTTCTTTTGTTCTTCTGTCTAAAATCTTCTTCTGTCTAAAATCTTCTTCTGTCTAACATATTTTTCTGTCTAAAACACCCCTCTGTTTCAAACTTAAATCATCTTATTATCAACCCCTTATAAAGCAGCACTTATTTAATTTGGCTCATTTCGGAATACAATTCCAACATACATGCATTATCGAGCAGCCACTTATATTTTTTAGTCTTATGCCCCGACCAATCTTCGCCTAGAAATCCATTTTCATCCCGGGTATATTTCCATGCATATCGGGCATTATCGGCCATCATTTTTACATATTGGTCATTGCCATCCACCTCATACAACGCTTTTAACCCGCGGAACATAATTACATTAAACCAGGGGGAAGCCGTAAAAAAACGAGCCTGCGAACCATCTACCGTCTCCGCCATTTTGGTAAAATGGTTAAAAGAACCTTTTGCCGTATTTTGGGCATCAATAAGGTATTGCTTATCTCCCGTGGCTTGATAAAGCAAGACTCCCGCCTGAATCATCTGTCCGCTGTTATAGGTATATTTTTGTTTGGCAATCTTTCCATTTAAATCGATATTGTCCCAATACACATAGTCTGCCGGGTCACAAAGATTTTTCTTCGTCCATGCATACGTTTCTTTAGCTTGTTCCAGGTATTCCGGTTTTTGGGTATGGTTATATAATTTCATACACAATACGGTAGCCGGCGCATTAGAACACGTATTTTTGGAAAGACGTTTCTGCTCACACCAGAAAATACCGCCACCCAACTCGTCCGACCAGCCACTATAAATATAGTGGTGCAACTGTTCCGCTTTTTTCAAATATTTGGCATTCCGGGTCAAAGCATAATAATCGCAAAAATCTATGGCCAGCCAATCATTATCGTCATAAAAACGGTCGCTTTCGCCGTTAAACATAGGATAAGACTGGTAACAAAACGGTTTGCGTTTGTTATCCCAATACTTTTCCAAGCCCGGAAGGATGCGTTTCTCAAGAATATCTTTGTACTTCTTATCACCCGTAGTTTTATATAAAGAGACACACCCCGAAAGCATGCCCGAATAAGGCCATAAAAAAGAAACCTCCTGATTTTTCTTTTGCGCGGTTCCTTCGGCCAAATAGGTAACTTGATTATCCGGATTAACAGGATAAGTTTCTGATAAAAGCCCGTGCTTTTCTACGTTATAACGGGCTAAAATGTTCATTAGCAAAGAATCGGCTATCGTGATATCCGGAGCAGGTTGTTTTTCTTTTGAGTTCTGCGAATAAGCACTCAAACTCAAAGCGACACACAACAAAACGCTGGTAAAAGATCGAAAAGTCATCATTATTTATACACTATTATTTGGTCTAAAATCTCGTGCAAAGGAACGAAATATTATTTTAGATACCAAAAACAAGCCTGTACCAGACTATTAATTTACTCTAAGAACTTGTTTAAATTTGTCATTCCGCCAATCGGTATGCTAAAACAGACACAGTATCCCTACCACCTCTTACACAGGGATGTGACTACTACTCACACAATATTCTCCCTGCCTGCTACATGGCAATAAAGAATCAATCCAACATTAAAGTCATATACACCGGCTTCCCGGCGAACAAAAAAACAGGGAGCTCTACTATATCCATCGGCAAAACCACTGAGGTAGGAGAAAAAGAATCTTTCCGTTTACAATATCCTTTCCCTATTTCATAATAACCTGTATTCTCCGGCAGAATACAGTCTTTCAAATCGATGTTCAGGGAAAGATCCGGG
The genomic region above belongs to Parabacteroides pacaensis and contains:
- a CDS encoding glycoside hydrolase family 76 protein, with the protein product MNILARYNVEKHGLLSETYPVNPDNQVTYLAEGTAQKKNQEVSFLWPYSGMLSGCVSLYKTTGDKKYKDILEKRILPGLEKYWDNKRKPFCYQSYPMFNGESDRFYDDNDWLAIDFCDYYALTRNAKYLKKAEQLHHYIYSGWSDELGGGIFWCEQKRLSKNTCSNAPATVLCMKLYNHTQKPEYLEQAKETYAWTKKNLCDPADYVYWDNIDLNGKIAKQKYTYNSGQMIQAGVLLYQATGDKQYLIDAQNTAKGSFNHFTKMAETVDGSQARFFTASPWFNVIMFRGLKALYEVDGNDQYVKMMADNARYAWKYTRDENGFLGEDWSGHKTKKYKWLLDNACMLELYSEMSQIK